The genomic interval GGCAGCCGCAGGATTGTGGCTGCTGCTGCGGCCCGCGAAGGAGGCGGAGATCACGCTGGAGACCACACCGACGAGCCGCATCACGATCCGCAATTCGGTGACGGCGACCGGGACCGTGGAACCCGTCACGGAGGTCGAGGTCGGTACGCAGGTCTCGGGGATCATCGACAAGCTCTACGTCGACTACAACGACGTGGTGAAGGCCGGGCAGCTGATTGCCGAGATGGACAAGGTGACGCTCCAGGCCGAACTGGAGTCGGCGCAGGCCGAGCTGGCGAACTGCAAGGCCGAATACGACTATCAGTCGAAGAACTACGCACGGACCAAGTCGCTCTACGAAAAGGAGCTGGTCAGCGACCAGGAGTACGACGATGCCGTCTACCTTTACGAGAAGTCGCGGGCTGCCTACGACCAGGCGCAGGCGGCGATGGTCAAGGTCGAGCGCAACCTGGGCTATGCGACCATCACGTCGCCGATCGACGGCGTGGTGATCAGCCGGGCCGTGGAGGAGGGCCAGACCGTGGCGGCGGGATTCGAGACCCCGACGCTCTTCACCATCGCCAACGACCTGACGCAGATGCAGGTCGTTGCGGACGTCGACGAGGCCGACATCGGGCAGGTGGCCGACGGACAGCGCGTGGAGTTCACCGTGGATGCCTATCCGGACGACACGTTCGAGGGGACGGTGGAGCAGGTGCGGCTCGAAGCCACGACCGAATCGAGTGTCGTGACCTACGAGGTGGTCATCACGGCCTACAATCCCGAATTGAAGCTCAAACCGGGCCTGACGGCCAACGTGACGATCTTCACGCTGGAGAAAGACAACGCACAGGCTATTCCGACCAAGGCGCTGCGGTTCGTACCCGATGCGGAGCTGCTGGGTGAGCTGGAGTTGACGCTCGCACCGTCGGCCGCAACCCAGGCGGGCAAACGCGAGGTATGGGTCTTGCACGGCCGGGAGTTGCAGCCGCGCCTCGTCACGACGGGAGCCACGAGCGGCGATCTGACCGAGATCATCGAAGGGCTCTCCGACAGCGATACGGTAGCCGTGGGGCTGACCGCCGCGAGCAGCGAGCCGCAGGCCGCCACGATGGAACGCAGTCCCTTCATGCCGTCGCCTCCGGGCGGAAACGACAAAAAGAAGTAGGCCATGGAGCGGGAAGTGATCCGGCTGGAGAATATCCGGCGTGATTTCCGGGTCGGCGACGAGACGGTCCATGCCCTGCGCGGGGTGTCGTTCACGATCCACGAAGGGGAGTTCGTGACGATCATGGGGACGTCCGGCTCCGGGAAATCGACCCTTCTGAACACCCTGGGATGCCTCGACACACCGACAGCGGGGGAGTATTACCTCGACGGCGTTTCGGTGCGCACGATGGACAAGAACCAGCGGGCGACGCTGCGCAACCGCAAGATCGGCTTCGTCTTCCAGAACTACAACCTGCTGCCGAAGACCACGGCCATCGAGAACGTCGAGCTGCCGTTGATGTACAATCCGCAGTGCACGGCCTCGGAGCGGCGGCGCCGGGCCATCGAGGCACTGGAGGCCGTAGGTCTGGGCGACCGCCTGCTGCACAGGAGCAACCAGATGTCCGGAGGTCAGATGCAGCGCGTGGCCATCGCCCGGGCGCTGGTCAACGACCCGGCGGTGATCCTCGCGGACGAGGCTACGGGCAATCTCGACACGCGGACGAGCTTCGAGGTGCTGGTCCTCTTCCAGCAACTCCATGCCGCGGGGCGCACGATCATCTTCGTGACGCACAACCCCGAGATCGCACAGTACAGCAGCCGCAACATCACGCTGCGTGACGGACACATCACGGGCGATACGCGCAACGAACACATTTTGAGTGCGGCCGAGGCGTTGTCTCGGCTGCCCCGACAGGAGGATTAGACCATGAATTTCGCAAACCTTTTCAAGATTGCCGTCAAGGCGCTGAGCAACAACAAGCTGCGTGGATTCCTGACAATGCTGGGCATCATCATCGGCGTGGCGTCGGTCATCACGATGCTGGCCATCGGACAGGGTTCGAAGCGCAGCATCCAGGCCGAAATCAGCGAGATGGGTTCGAACATGATCATGATCCACCCGGGCGGCGACCGCCGGGGCGGCGTTCAGCTGAGCGCCGACGACATGGAGTCGCTCAAACTGCAGGACCTCGAAGACATCCAGACCAAGACGCGCTACGTGACCTACGTCTCGCCGTCGGTCAACAGCGCCGGACAGGCCATTTACGGGGCCAACAACACCCCGACGACGGTCTACGGCGTGAATCTCGACTACCTGGAGATCCGCCGCTACCGGGTCGACGACGGCGACACCTTCAGCGAACAGGACATCAAGACCGCGGCCAAGGTCTGCCTCATCGGGAAGAGTGTTGTCGACGAACTCTTCCCCGACGGCGAGAAACCCGTCGGGAAGGTGATCCGTTTCGGGACGATTCCGTTCCGCATCGTGGGGGTGCTCGAAAGCAAGGGCTACAACAGCATGGGCATGGACCAGGACGACCTGATCATCGCCCCCTACACGACGGTCCAGAAGCGCATCCTGGCCATTACCCACCTGCAGGAGATCGTCTGCTCGGCGCTGACCGAGGCCTACACCGACCAGGCCATCGACGAGATTACGGCGATCCTGCGCGAGAACCACCGGCTCAAGGAGTCCGATGACGACGATTTCTCGATCCGTTCGCAGCAGGAGATGGCCTCGATGCTGACCTCGACGACCGACATGATGACCGTGCTGCTGGCTGCCGTGGCGGGGATTTCGCTGCTCGTGGGCGGCATCGGGATCATGAACATCATGTACGTCTCGGTAACCGAACGGACACGTGAAATAGGCCTGCGCATGTCGATCGGCGCCAAGGGGATCGACATCCTGGCACAGTTCCTCATCGAGTCGATCCTGATCAGCGTCACGGGCGGCGTGATCGGGGTGCTGGTCGGGGTCGGAGCGGCCATTGCGGTGAACGTCTTCGCGGCCTTCCCGATCTACATCCAGCCGTGGAGTGTCTTCCTGTCGTTTGCGGTCTGCACCCTGACGGGGGTTTTCTTCGGATGGTATCCGGCACAGAAAGCCGCGATGCTCGACCCCATCGAAGCCATCCGCTACGAATGAAAGGGGAGGGGCTTTGGGGGGTCGGCGAAAAGCCCCGCACAAACCGGCCGGCACGATGAAAAAAGCCGGAGGCCACCAACGCAAAAACCTCCCTAACAAAAAGGGATTCCGCGTTTCGACCCCATATTTTTTATATCTTTGCAGTATGACCGCATCGCAATCGAAACATACAAGCTGGCTGATTCATGTCACGGTATGGGCAGTAATCTTCGGAATGCCGCTCTTTGTCATCAACCCGGACCGACCGCTGATGACGTGGTCCCAGTACCTCCATTTTCTGATTGTCCCGATCTCCTTCATGGTGGTCTTCTACACCAACTATTTCCGGCTCATCGACCGTTATCTCACCACCCGACGATTCGGACGTTTCACGGGTTACAACCTCCTGCTGATCGGAACCGTCATGCTCAGCGTACACGTGATCTTCAGATATATCCTGCCGCCCAACACCACTCATCCACCCATGGAGCGCCCGGTGCAGGATACCGTGCGCTTCTTCTCCAGCAACGCCTTGCTCTACCTGCTGGTGACGGGAGTCAGTGTAGCCATCCGAATGACGAGCGGCTGGTACCGCGCCGAAGCGGCCCGCCAGGAGCTCGAACACAACCGCACACAGGCCGAACTGCAGAATCTCAAAAGCCAGTTGAACCCCCATTTTCTGTTCAATACGCTCAACAACATCTACTCGCTCATCCAGCTCGACACCGAGCGTGCCCAACAGGCGGTCCACGACCTGAGCCGCATGTTGCGTTATGTGCTCTACGAGAGCAGCCGACCCGAAGTCCCGCTCGCGGCGGAAATCCGTTTCCTGAGCGACTACATCGAACTGATGCGCATTCGCCAGCCGCGCCACGTGCAGGTTTTCGTGACGCTGCCCGACGCTCCGTCGCAACGGCCCATCGCACCGCTGCTGTTCATCTCGCTGGTGGAGAACGCCTTCAAGCACGGGGTCGACAACGACCGGCCCTCCTGCGTGAGCATCGACATCCACGAAACCGACGAGCAGCTGGTCTGCCGGATCAGGAACAGCTACTTCCCCAAATCGGCCGACTCGGACCGAAGCGGTTCGGGCATCGGGCTTTCGAACCTCACCCGACGCCTGGAGATGATCTATCCCGGGCGCTACATCTTCGAACATGGACAAAGCGGAGACTCCTATACGGCGCTGCTCTGCATCAAACTTACCGACGCATGAAACTACGCTGCCTGGTAATCGACGACGAGCCGCTGGCCGTGGAATTGATGGAAGGATACGTGCGCAAGACGCCGTTTCTGGAGTTGGCGGGTTCCTATGAGAGCGGCACGGCGGCCTTTACGGCGCTGCGCGAACACCCGGTGGACCTGCTTTTCTGCGACATCCAGATGCCGGGACTGAACGGCATGGAACTCTCGCGGATGCTCCCCGAGGCGACGCGGGTGATCTTCACCACGGCCTTCAGCCAGTATGCCGTCGAGGGGTTCCGGGTCCAGGCGGTGGATTACCTGCTCAAGCCGATCAGCTACACGGACTTCCTCTCGGCGGCGAACAAGGCGCTCCAGTGGTTCGAACTCAAGCGCCGGGCCGTGGAGGCCGGGCGCACGACCGCCCCCCCGAAAGGGGATGAACGGAAGCCGGGCAAGGCGCCCCGGAGCATCTTCGTGAAGACGGAATACCGCCTGCAGCAGATCGATCTGGAGCGCATTCTCTACATCGAGGGGTTGAAGGACTACGTGAAGATCCACGTCGAGGGCGAAGCGCACCCGGTCGTGTCGCTGTTGAGCCTCAAGGCCCTGGAGGAGCAGTTGCCGACCGACCGTTTCATCCGGGTGCACCGCTCCTACATCGTGCAGCCGTCGAAGATCCACACGATCGAACGCAACCGGATTGTTTTCGGGTCGGAGCGCATTCCCGTTTCGGAGAACTGCCGGCAGCCCTTCTACGATTTTCTGGCACGCCACGCGCTGCTTCCGGCGGGCTTTTCGGACAAGGAGTAGGGTGGCCGCATCCGGAGCCATG from uncultured Alistipes sp. carries:
- a CDS encoding LytTR family DNA-binding domain-containing protein — protein: MKLRCLVIDDEPLAVELMEGYVRKTPFLELAGSYESGTAAFTALREHPVDLLFCDIQMPGLNGMELSRMLPEATRVIFTTAFSQYAVEGFRVQAVDYLLKPISYTDFLSAANKALQWFELKRRAVEAGRTTAPPKGDERKPGKAPRSIFVKTEYRLQQIDLERILYIEGLKDYVKIHVEGEAHPVVSLLSLKALEEQLPTDRFIRVHRSYIVQPSKIHTIERNRIVFGSERIPVSENCRQPFYDFLARHALLPAGFSDKE
- a CDS encoding efflux RND transporter periplasmic adaptor subunit, encoding MKRKKILITAAVVVAAAGLWLLLRPAKEAEITLETTPTSRITIRNSVTATGTVEPVTEVEVGTQVSGIIDKLYVDYNDVVKAGQLIAEMDKVTLQAELESAQAELANCKAEYDYQSKNYARTKSLYEKELVSDQEYDDAVYLYEKSRAAYDQAQAAMVKVERNLGYATITSPIDGVVISRAVEEGQTVAAGFETPTLFTIANDLTQMQVVADVDEADIGQVADGQRVEFTVDAYPDDTFEGTVEQVRLEATTESSVVTYEVVITAYNPELKLKPGLTANVTIFTLEKDNAQAIPTKALRFVPDAELLGELELTLAPSAATQAGKREVWVLHGRELQPRLVTTGATSGDLTEIIEGLSDSDTVAVGLTAASSEPQAATMERSPFMPSPPGGNDKKK
- a CDS encoding ABC transporter ATP-binding protein → MEREVIRLENIRRDFRVGDETVHALRGVSFTIHEGEFVTIMGTSGSGKSTLLNTLGCLDTPTAGEYYLDGVSVRTMDKNQRATLRNRKIGFVFQNYNLLPKTTAIENVELPLMYNPQCTASERRRRAIEALEAVGLGDRLLHRSNQMSGGQMQRVAIARALVNDPAVILADEATGNLDTRTSFEVLVLFQQLHAAGRTIIFVTHNPEIAQYSSRNITLRDGHITGDTRNEHILSAAEALSRLPRQED
- a CDS encoding ABC transporter permease yields the protein MNFANLFKIAVKALSNNKLRGFLTMLGIIIGVASVITMLAIGQGSKRSIQAEISEMGSNMIMIHPGGDRRGGVQLSADDMESLKLQDLEDIQTKTRYVTYVSPSVNSAGQAIYGANNTPTTVYGVNLDYLEIRRYRVDDGDTFSEQDIKTAAKVCLIGKSVVDELFPDGEKPVGKVIRFGTIPFRIVGVLESKGYNSMGMDQDDLIIAPYTTVQKRILAITHLQEIVCSALTEAYTDQAIDEITAILRENHRLKESDDDDFSIRSQQEMASMLTSTTDMMTVLLAAVAGISLLVGGIGIMNIMYVSVTERTREIGLRMSIGAKGIDILAQFLIESILISVTGGVIGVLVGVGAAIAVNVFAAFPIYIQPWSVFLSFAVCTLTGVFFGWYPAQKAAMLDPIEAIRYE
- a CDS encoding histidine kinase, yielding MTASQSKHTSWLIHVTVWAVIFGMPLFVINPDRPLMTWSQYLHFLIVPISFMVVFYTNYFRLIDRYLTTRRFGRFTGYNLLLIGTVMLSVHVIFRYILPPNTTHPPMERPVQDTVRFFSSNALLYLLVTGVSVAIRMTSGWYRAEAARQELEHNRTQAELQNLKSQLNPHFLFNTLNNIYSLIQLDTERAQQAVHDLSRMLRYVLYESSRPEVPLAAEIRFLSDYIELMRIRQPRHVQVFVTLPDAPSQRPIAPLLFISLVENAFKHGVDNDRPSCVSIDIHETDEQLVCRIRNSYFPKSADSDRSGSGIGLSNLTRRLEMIYPGRYIFEHGQSGDSYTALLCIKLTDA